A single window of Salvia splendens isolate huo1 chromosome 6, SspV2, whole genome shotgun sequence DNA harbors:
- the LOC121807172 gene encoding transcription factor bHLH153-like → MLQHKRGPISLEQSNFMDIMPKRLKTDESLSSKEKKEKFSERISALQQLVSPYGKTDTASVLLEAMEYIRFLHEQVKVLSAPYLYSTPTQLQGEEGSRLSAKGLCVVPVSFTVGVANSNGADIWAPIKTSPATSR, encoded by the exons ATGTTGCAACATAAAAGAGGCCCTATCTCTCTTGAGCAAAGCAACTTCATGGATATCATGCCAAAACGACTAAAGACGGATGAATCTCTTTCTTCAAAG GAAAAGAAAGAGAAGTTTAGCGAACGGATTTCTGCTCTTCAACAGCTTGTCTCGCCATATGGGAAG ACTGATACTGCTTCGGTCCTCTTAGAAGCAATGGAGTACATAAGGTTTCTTCATGAACAGGTTAAG GTACTAAGTGCTCCATACTTGTACAGTACACCAACACAATTACAG GGCGAAGAAGGATCCCGCCTCAGTGCCAAAGGCTTGTGCGTTGTACCTGTCTCGTTCACTGTTGGAGTTGCTAACAGCAACGGTGCAGATATCTGGGCGCCCATCAAGACAAGCCCTGCGACTTCCAGATGA
- the LOC121806500 gene encoding stearoyl-[acyl-carrier-protein] 9-desaturase, chloroplastic-like isoform X2, with the protein MALTLNAIAFQSPKRPSFTPPPLPTAHRSPTLCMASSLRSASREVETVNKPFTPPHEVHVQVTHSMPPEKVEIFKSLEGWAEDNLLVHLKPVEKCWQPQDFLPDPSSDGFHDQVKELRERAKEIPDDYFVVLVGDMVTEEALPTYQTMINTLDGVRDETGASPTPWAVWTRAWTAEENRHGDLLNKYLYLSGRVDMKQIEKTIQYLIGSGMDPRTENNPYLGFIYTSFQERATFVSHGNTARLAREHGDMKLAQICGTIAADEKRHETAYTKITEKLFEIDPDSTVLAFADMMRKKIAMPAHLMYDGRDDNLFDNFSAVAQRLGIYTAKDYADILEHLVKRWKVSQLRGLSAVGQEAQDYVCGLPPRIRKLQERAQTRAKQGPRIPFSWVHDREVQL; encoded by the exons ATGGCCTTGACGCTGAATGCCATCGCCTTTCAATCCCCAAAACGCCCCTCCTTCACACCTCCGCCGCTTCCCACCGCCCACCGATCTCCCACCTTATGCATGGCCTCCTCTCTTCGCTCCGCTTCCAG AGAGGTTGAGACTGTCAACAAGCCTTTTACTCCACCACATGAGGTGCATGTTCAAGTAACGCACTCTATGCCTCCAGAAAAAGTCGAGATCTTTAAATCTCTGGAAGGTTGGGCTGAGGATAATCTACTAGTCCACCTTAAGCCTGTAGAAAAATGCTGGCAGCCTCAGGATTTTCTGCCGGATCCAAGCAGTGATGGATTTCATGATCAGGTGAAGGAATTGAGGGAAAGAGCCAAAGAGATTCCAGATgattattttgttgttttggttgGTGATATGGTCACCGAGGAAGCGCTTCCTACTTATCAAACCATGATCAATACATTAGATGGTGTGCGTGATGAAACAGGGGCAAGCCCAACTCCTTGGGCAGTTTGGACTAGGGCATGGACTGCTGAGGAAAATAGGCATGGCGACCTTTTAAATAAGTATCTCTACCTCTCTGGACGAGTCGATATGAAACAGATCGAGAAGACTATCCAATATCTGATTGGTTCGGGCATG GATCCTCGGACAGAGAACAATCCGTACCTTGGATTTATATACACGTCCTTCCAAGAAAGAGCTACTTTTGTTTCCCATGGCAACACTGCCAGGCTAGCCAGGGAGCACGGGGACATGAAACTAGCTCAAATCTGCGGTACTATTGCAGCAGACGAGAAGCGCCATGAAACTGCATACACCAAGATAACAGAAAAGCTATTTGAGATCGACCCTGATTCAACAGTGCTAGCTTTTGCTGAcatgatgaggaagaagatcgcTATGCCGGCCCATTTGATGTATGATGGCCGCGATGACAACCTTTTCGACAACTTCTCAGCTGTCGCTCAGCGCCTTGGCATATACACTGCCAAAGACTATGCCGACATCCTAGAGCACTTGGTCAAGAGATGGAAAGTGTCTCAGTTAAGAGGACTGTCCGCTGTAGGGCAGGAAGCTCAGGATTATGTATGTGGACTGCCTCCGAGAATCAGAAAGTTACAGGAGAGAGCACAGACGAGGGCCAAACAAGGACCACGGATCCCGTTTAGCTGGGTACATGACAGAGAGGTGCAACTCTAA
- the LOC121806500 gene encoding stearoyl-[acyl-carrier-protein] 9-desaturase, chloroplastic-like isoform X1 gives MALTLNAIAFQSPKRPSFTPPPLPTAHRSPTLCMASSLRSASREREVETVNKPFTPPHEVHVQVTHSMPPEKVEIFKSLEGWAEDNLLVHLKPVEKCWQPQDFLPDPSSDGFHDQVKELRERAKEIPDDYFVVLVGDMVTEEALPTYQTMINTLDGVRDETGASPTPWAVWTRAWTAEENRHGDLLNKYLYLSGRVDMKQIEKTIQYLIGSGMDPRTENNPYLGFIYTSFQERATFVSHGNTARLAREHGDMKLAQICGTIAADEKRHETAYTKITEKLFEIDPDSTVLAFADMMRKKIAMPAHLMYDGRDDNLFDNFSAVAQRLGIYTAKDYADILEHLVKRWKVSQLRGLSAVGQEAQDYVCGLPPRIRKLQERAQTRAKQGPRIPFSWVHDREVQL, from the exons ATGGCCTTGACGCTGAATGCCATCGCCTTTCAATCCCCAAAACGCCCCTCCTTCACACCTCCGCCGCTTCCCACCGCCCACCGATCTCCCACCTTATGCATGGCCTCCTCTCTTCGCTCCGCTTCCAG AGAG AGAGAGGTTGAGACTGTCAACAAGCCTTTTACTCCACCACATGAGGTGCATGTTCAAGTAACGCACTCTATGCCTCCAGAAAAAGTCGAGATCTTTAAATCTCTGGAAGGTTGGGCTGAGGATAATCTACTAGTCCACCTTAAGCCTGTAGAAAAATGCTGGCAGCCTCAGGATTTTCTGCCGGATCCAAGCAGTGATGGATTTCATGATCAGGTGAAGGAATTGAGGGAAAGAGCCAAAGAGATTCCAGATgattattttgttgttttggttgGTGATATGGTCACCGAGGAAGCGCTTCCTACTTATCAAACCATGATCAATACATTAGATGGTGTGCGTGATGAAACAGGGGCAAGCCCAACTCCTTGGGCAGTTTGGACTAGGGCATGGACTGCTGAGGAAAATAGGCATGGCGACCTTTTAAATAAGTATCTCTACCTCTCTGGACGAGTCGATATGAAACAGATCGAGAAGACTATCCAATATCTGATTGGTTCGGGCATG GATCCTCGGACAGAGAACAATCCGTACCTTGGATTTATATACACGTCCTTCCAAGAAAGAGCTACTTTTGTTTCCCATGGCAACACTGCCAGGCTAGCCAGGGAGCACGGGGACATGAAACTAGCTCAAATCTGCGGTACTATTGCAGCAGACGAGAAGCGCCATGAAACTGCATACACCAAGATAACAGAAAAGCTATTTGAGATCGACCCTGATTCAACAGTGCTAGCTTTTGCTGAcatgatgaggaagaagatcgcTATGCCGGCCCATTTGATGTATGATGGCCGCGATGACAACCTTTTCGACAACTTCTCAGCTGTCGCTCAGCGCCTTGGCATATACACTGCCAAAGACTATGCCGACATCCTAGAGCACTTGGTCAAGAGATGGAAAGTGTCTCAGTTAAGAGGACTGTCCGCTGTAGGGCAGGAAGCTCAGGATTATGTATGTGGACTGCCTCCGAGAATCAGAAAGTTACAGGAGAGAGCACAGACGAGGGCCAAACAAGGACCACGGATCCCGTTTAGCTGGGTACATGACAGAGAGGTGCAACTCTAA